The Miscanthus floridulus cultivar M001 chromosome 7, ASM1932011v1, whole genome shotgun sequence genome includes a region encoding these proteins:
- the LOC136467298 gene encoding uncharacterized protein isoform X1 yields the protein MDRLQRRNPSSRTHSTSLKPPRPPRGPTFQPPPASRPLREPEPEPSSPDGRQRKRVRFANEAGSHCIGGKQVVNTREDAKNKPQVCDAKTAEYKFFKKLCEQSGHSSRSYKHSHQSFESKDSKQKQGSCNVTAPKKFYVHENTVYCDDPPATPAKNEEIPGEKISVQSSHSEYGDKDTPQVSPHDCLLGIHVLTPIAQTSFDVTGISGNVDREPVSGQIFSEKRSKLLKIAAKAVSMGSAELFQRRSEFVRDILQRLGTDNIMRKQEGSMRHRKMDCRQALAIPKGHFDNLLDYKRSEFNSLAKLRRTGKMSSSYASDEECEFMALPWGYNQGPVDRKNDLSHGGSEARECVALPWVCVNNTLSSNRKGDIDHNQVSNSLLEDVNPYVHGRCAFANELSLNVQTDSYDQHGWDPMLSVTLSKPFRDRLYFPCQNEEQHAVPFGILNTSGQPDLCSSIEQYTSSSVGLCGNSGAGFSTRLAQLVVKPTISSILECGSDILDHNDFRCISNFHVSQSNNMLSSNSSCLNSMSTPEQSYRVGAKSLLDSSFGLSCLAGLEQYSTEVELPDNSDRLLQVLDQLPVKFIPSSFSNDNSRIWDHQSSYAEPACKQDWGSLHDSSTELWSSGHQLQSHADSGAVLGFMPNGSAYSNLVERHHSLMLAQGNLNNDILGTTDVSFFGSCLALDNITEAPMLSSNGITW from the exons ATGGACCGACTTCAGCGCCGGAACCCTAGCAGCCGGACCCATTCCACTTCACTGAAGCCCCCGCGGCCTCCGCGAGGGCCAACCTTCCAGCCCCCGCCGGCGTCGAGGCCCCTACGGGAGCCTGAGCCGGAGCCCTCGTCCCCAG ATGGAAGGCAAAGGAAAAGGGTTCGATTTGCAAATGAAGCTGGTAGTCATTGCATAGGCGGCAAACAAGTTGTGAACACACGCGAAGATGCAAAAAACAAACCTCAAG TTTGTGATGCGAAAACTGCAGAATATAAATTCTTTAAGAAATTGTGTGAACAGTCAGGCCATAGCTCTCGTTCATACAAACATTCTCATCAAAGCTTTGAATCAAAGGATTCCAAGCAAAAACAAG GATCGTGCAATGTGACTGCCCCGAAAAAGTTCTATGTCCACGAGAATACTGTGTACTGTGATGACCCCCCTGCTACACCAGCTAAGAATGAAGAAATTCCTGGCGAGAAAATTAGCGTGCAATCCTCCCATTCTG AATATGGCGATAAAGATACACCTCAAGTCAGCCCACATGATTGCCTGCTGGGTATTCATGTTCTCACACCTATAGCTCAGACATCATTTGATGTTACAGGGATTTCAGGAAATGTTG ACAGAGAGCCTGTCAGTGGACAGATCTTTTCAGAAAAGAGAAGCAAATTATTGAAGATAGCAGCAAAAGCAGTGTCAATGGGAAGTGCTGAGTTGTTTCAAAGAAG GTCAGAATTTGTACGTGACATCCTGCAGAGACTAGGCACCGACAACATCATGAGAAAG CAAGAAGGGTCCATGAGGCACAGGAAAATGGACTGCAGACAAGCTCTTGCTATTCCCAAAGGCCATTTTGATAACTTGCTAGATTACAAACGAAGTGAGTTTAATTCATTAGCTAAGCTGAGAAGAACTGGTAAAATGTCATCCTCTTATGCTAGCGATGAAGAATGTGAGTTCATGGCTTTACCATGGGGATACAATCAGGGTCCTGTTGATCGGAAAAATGACTTATCTCATGGGGGTAGTGAAGCACGTGAGTGCGTGGCATTGCCATGGGTGTGTGTTAATAATACTCTGAGTTCTAATCGGAAGGGAGACATTGATCACAACCAGGTTTCAAACTCATTACTAGAGGATGTCAATCCATACGTCCATGGAAGATGCGCTTTTGCTAATGAATTGAGTTTGAATGTTCAAACTGATTCCTATGATCAACATGGATGGGACCCTATGTTGTCAGTAACACTCTCCAAGCCATTTCGTGACAGATTGTACTTCCCCTGTCAGAATGAGGAGCAGCATGCAGTACCATTTGGAATTTTAAATACTTCTGGGCAACCTGACCTTTGCAGCTCCATAGAACAATATACTTCTAGTTCAGTTGGATTGTGTGGTAATTCTGGTGCTGGATTTTCAACCAGGCTTGCTCAGTTAGTTGTGAAACCAACTATTTCAAGCATTTTGGAATGTGGGAGTGACATTCTGGATCACAATGATTTCAGATGCATCTCCAACTTCCATGTCAGTCAAAGCAATAACATGCTCAGTTCAAACTCAAGTTGTCTGAATTCCATGTCAACTCCAGAGCAGTCATACAGGGTTGGCGCAAAGAGCCTGCTTGATTCTTCATTTGGTCTATCTTGTTTGGCTGGACTGGAGCAGTACTCCACGGAGGTAGAACTGCCTGATAATTCTGATAGGCTTCTTCAGGTGTTGGATCAGTTACCTGTGAAATTCATCCCTTCAAGTTTTTCAAACGACAATTCCAGAATTTGGGACCATCAGTCTTCATACGCAGAGCCTGCTTGTAAGCAAGATTGGGGTAGCTTACATGATTCTTCTACAGAATTGTGGTCATCAGGGCATCAACTCCAATCCCATGCTGATTCGGGAGCTGTGCTTGGTTTCATGCCAAATGGAAGTGCTTACAGTAATTTGGTGGAACGTCATCACAGCCTCATGCTAGCCCAAGGAAACCTGAACAATGACATTCTTGGTACTACTGATGTATCAttctttggttcttgcttagctttggaTAACATCACAGAGGCTCCTATGTTATCTTCCAATGGCATAACGTGGTAG
- the LOC136467298 gene encoding uncharacterized protein isoform X2 — MDRLQRRNPSSRTHSTSLKPPRPPRGPTFQPPPASRPLREPEPEPSSPVCDAKTAEYKFFKKLCEQSGHSSRSYKHSHQSFESKDSKQKQGSCNVTAPKKFYVHENTVYCDDPPATPAKNEEIPGEKISVQSSHSEYGDKDTPQVSPHDCLLGIHVLTPIAQTSFDVTGISGNVDREPVSGQIFSEKRSKLLKIAAKAVSMGSAELFQRRSEFVRDILQRLGTDNIMRKQEGSMRHRKMDCRQALAIPKGHFDNLLDYKRSEFNSLAKLRRTGKMSSSYASDEECEFMALPWGYNQGPVDRKNDLSHGGSEARECVALPWVCVNNTLSSNRKGDIDHNQVSNSLLEDVNPYVHGRCAFANELSLNVQTDSYDQHGWDPMLSVTLSKPFRDRLYFPCQNEEQHAVPFGILNTSGQPDLCSSIEQYTSSSVGLCGNSGAGFSTRLAQLVVKPTISSILECGSDILDHNDFRCISNFHVSQSNNMLSSNSSCLNSMSTPEQSYRVGAKSLLDSSFGLSCLAGLEQYSTEVELPDNSDRLLQVLDQLPVKFIPSSFSNDNSRIWDHQSSYAEPACKQDWGSLHDSSTELWSSGHQLQSHADSGAVLGFMPNGSAYSNLVERHHSLMLAQGNLNNDILGTTDVSFFGSCLALDNITEAPMLSSNGITW, encoded by the exons ATGGACCGACTTCAGCGCCGGAACCCTAGCAGCCGGACCCATTCCACTTCACTGAAGCCCCCGCGGCCTCCGCGAGGGCCAACCTTCCAGCCCCCGCCGGCGTCGAGGCCCCTACGGGAGCCTGAGCCGGAGCCCTCGTCCCCAG TTTGTGATGCGAAAACTGCAGAATATAAATTCTTTAAGAAATTGTGTGAACAGTCAGGCCATAGCTCTCGTTCATACAAACATTCTCATCAAAGCTTTGAATCAAAGGATTCCAAGCAAAAACAAG GATCGTGCAATGTGACTGCCCCGAAAAAGTTCTATGTCCACGAGAATACTGTGTACTGTGATGACCCCCCTGCTACACCAGCTAAGAATGAAGAAATTCCTGGCGAGAAAATTAGCGTGCAATCCTCCCATTCTG AATATGGCGATAAAGATACACCTCAAGTCAGCCCACATGATTGCCTGCTGGGTATTCATGTTCTCACACCTATAGCTCAGACATCATTTGATGTTACAGGGATTTCAGGAAATGTTG ACAGAGAGCCTGTCAGTGGACAGATCTTTTCAGAAAAGAGAAGCAAATTATTGAAGATAGCAGCAAAAGCAGTGTCAATGGGAAGTGCTGAGTTGTTTCAAAGAAG GTCAGAATTTGTACGTGACATCCTGCAGAGACTAGGCACCGACAACATCATGAGAAAG CAAGAAGGGTCCATGAGGCACAGGAAAATGGACTGCAGACAAGCTCTTGCTATTCCCAAAGGCCATTTTGATAACTTGCTAGATTACAAACGAAGTGAGTTTAATTCATTAGCTAAGCTGAGAAGAACTGGTAAAATGTCATCCTCTTATGCTAGCGATGAAGAATGTGAGTTCATGGCTTTACCATGGGGATACAATCAGGGTCCTGTTGATCGGAAAAATGACTTATCTCATGGGGGTAGTGAAGCACGTGAGTGCGTGGCATTGCCATGGGTGTGTGTTAATAATACTCTGAGTTCTAATCGGAAGGGAGACATTGATCACAACCAGGTTTCAAACTCATTACTAGAGGATGTCAATCCATACGTCCATGGAAGATGCGCTTTTGCTAATGAATTGAGTTTGAATGTTCAAACTGATTCCTATGATCAACATGGATGGGACCCTATGTTGTCAGTAACACTCTCCAAGCCATTTCGTGACAGATTGTACTTCCCCTGTCAGAATGAGGAGCAGCATGCAGTACCATTTGGAATTTTAAATACTTCTGGGCAACCTGACCTTTGCAGCTCCATAGAACAATATACTTCTAGTTCAGTTGGATTGTGTGGTAATTCTGGTGCTGGATTTTCAACCAGGCTTGCTCAGTTAGTTGTGAAACCAACTATTTCAAGCATTTTGGAATGTGGGAGTGACATTCTGGATCACAATGATTTCAGATGCATCTCCAACTTCCATGTCAGTCAAAGCAATAACATGCTCAGTTCAAACTCAAGTTGTCTGAATTCCATGTCAACTCCAGAGCAGTCATACAGGGTTGGCGCAAAGAGCCTGCTTGATTCTTCATTTGGTCTATCTTGTTTGGCTGGACTGGAGCAGTACTCCACGGAGGTAGAACTGCCTGATAATTCTGATAGGCTTCTTCAGGTGTTGGATCAGTTACCTGTGAAATTCATCCCTTCAAGTTTTTCAAACGACAATTCCAGAATTTGGGACCATCAGTCTTCATACGCAGAGCCTGCTTGTAAGCAAGATTGGGGTAGCTTACATGATTCTTCTACAGAATTGTGGTCATCAGGGCATCAACTCCAATCCCATGCTGATTCGGGAGCTGTGCTTGGTTTCATGCCAAATGGAAGTGCTTACAGTAATTTGGTGGAACGTCATCACAGCCTCATGCTAGCCCAAGGAAACCTGAACAATGACATTCTTGGTACTACTGATGTATCAttctttggttcttgcttagctttggaTAACATCACAGAGGCTCCTATGTTATCTTCCAATGGCATAACGTGGTAG